In Mucinivorans hirudinis, the DNA window AAGAACATCTGCAAGATCAGAAGTACGAAGGTGCTTTGAATATGTGTAAATCCCACATCCAGTAGTTTATGGTGTATGTGCGTGCGGTCAGCCTCGAATGGGTGCTTGCCCCTACGAAGTCGCGAGACAAATACCCGCATTGCATCGAAAACCGGGATAAATATCAAACCAAGAACCACCGCGATAGGACAATAAAAATGGGCGTAAAAGGGAGAAGAATTGGTTAGTGCAATGAATTTGAAACTAATAAAGGATATCAAAAGACCAATGGTCAGAGAGCCCGTGTCACCCATAAAAATACTCATCTTCTTGCCCACTGCATTGAAGTAAAAAAAGGCAAATATGACCCCGACGAAACTCATTATAAGCATCGCATAGATGAGATTACCCACTGACACAAACCAAAAAGCGAAACTCGTGAGAGTGAGAATACTCAATCCCGAACACAGACCGTTAATCCCATCAATGAGGTTATAGGCATTAATAATAAACACGACCAAAATGATTGTGAGCGGAATGGATACCCACTTGGGAATTTCTGCGATGGCAAAAAGTCCGCCAAGGTCGGTAATACGCACACCGGCTGCCACCAACAGAGCAGCGCAAATAAGCTGAATAGCAAATTTATAAACATATCCCACTCCCACTAAATCATCTGCTATGCCCAACATAAATATCGTGGCAAGAGCCGTGGCAATGAACATAAATTGTTGCACCAAATCTGTTGAATAGTCTGAACTAAAGTAATAGCCCCAGAAAAATCTAAGACCCAACAGGAAACAAAATGTAATCAGAGCAATCGGAAAAAAAGATATACCACCCAAGCGTGGTGTGGGGGTGGTGTGTTCTTTTCTCTCGTCAATGGTATCCATTAAACGCTTTTTGTTGGCAATAACGACTATACTCGGAATAATCATCAACCCCAAAACGAGAGATACAAAAAAAGCAACATAGACCAACAAAACTTGAACTTCCATATTATTCAAAATTAGGTAACAAAGATAGAAAATTATTTTTATCTTCTACGATAAAAAGATAACTTTATTCTTGGCTTGACTTCAAATTATTGGGAATATTAGTAGCCACTACTTTATATTATATCAAGAATATACTACAAAATAGACCCTCCTAGCAGCCGACGTAAGTGAGGTTTTTCTCTTGGAATACAACGATGAAATTATACAAAATAGCGGCTCATAATGTTACTGAGTAGTGAGAAACAATTATTTCTCACTACTCAATGAAATTCAAAAGCAAAATTCAAACAGTTTCTCAACTTCTGATTGCTTCCATCCCAAGCAATTCTATTTCCGGAGAGAGCATACCCTCTTTTACCGGCTCTTCCTTGATATAGTCAGTACTCAAATACTTCTTATTGTCATCCGAGAAGACAGTAACCACACGCGCACCTGGATTATCAATGAGCAACTTAACTGCAGCAATGAAGTTTGCCCCCGAGGAGATGCCAACACCCAGCCCAAGCGAGCGGGCCAATTTCTGTGCCATAATAATGCCGTCTCCATCGTCCACCGAGACAATATCGTCGAGCTTGGTCAAATCCACAATCGAGGGTATAAACTCGTCCGAAATACCCTGAATGCGGTGTTTGCCCACCTTGTAACCTGTTCTAAGCGTTGGCGAATTTTCGGGCTCCATCGGGTGTATTTTGATGGAAGGATCCCTCTCCTTGAAATATTTGCCCACGCCCATAGCCGTACCACCCGTGCCCACACCTGCCACAAAAATATCCGGTTGCTCACCGATTTGCTCCATTTGCGCCCAAATTTCCGGTCCGGTTGTTGTGTAGTGCGCCTCGCAGTTGGCGTGGTTATCAAACTGGCGAGGAAGGAACACTTTGTCGCACTCCTTCTTGCGGCTTTCCGCCATAGCGATACTACCCAAGAAGCCACCTTCCTCTGGAGTGACCAATCGAACCTCAGCGCCATATCCGCGAATAACGCTCTGACGCTCAATACTCATCCAATTGGGCATATAAATCGTAACAGAGTGTCCCAACATACGACCGATAGCAGAAATGGCGATGCCCGTATTTCCGCTTGTGGCTTCACAAATGCAATCACCCTCTTTGATTGCCCCTGTCTGGTAGGCTTTGCGTAGTATGTGGTATGCCATACGGTCTTTGATGCTGCCTGTAAGGTTATAATATTCTGCTTTAGCGTAAATAGTGCATAACTTGCCGCGGAATTTGAAGTTGATTTTCAATAGTGGTGTCCTGCCCACGAGTGACTGGATACACTCTAATTTTTTGAGTTGTTCGTTATTCATAATGGGATGATTTGAAGTTTTGATTTATAGCATACGCTTTGCCACAACCTATGTGTAACATAAAAGTATAGACAAATATACTAATTATTTGTTACCTTTGTGGTCGAATATGAAAAAAATTGATGTAATTACCCTAGGCTGTTCCAAAAATGTAGTGGACTCTGAGCACCTGATGGGTTCTCTGGAAGCTGCCGGATGGCAAGTTAGGCACGACCCCGAGCAGGTAGATGGCAATATTGTTGTCATCAACACTTGTGGTTTTATTCTAGATGCTAAGGAGGAGTCAATCGAGATGATTCTCAATTTTGCAGCTGCCAAAGCTCAAGGCAGAATCGAGAAGCTATATGTTGTTGGTTGTCTAAGCGAAAGATATAAAGATGAACTCGCGGTGGAGATTCCCGAGGTTGATGAGTTTTTCGGTGTCAATAACCTCAATGAGGTTCTTGGCAAAATCACTGAACTGCCTATTACTCACAATGAAAATCAGCTGCATAGAAAACTTACAACACCGCGCCATTATGCCTACCTCAAAATAAGCGAGGGGTGTAATTGGGGATGCGGTTATTGCGCCATACCAATCATAAGAGGTAAACATATCTCTGTTCCAGCTCAGGTACTTGTGCGAGAGGCGAGAGAGTTGGCACGGCGAGGGGTGAAGGAGTTGATTGTTATCGGACAAGATACGACTTACTATGGATTAGATTTATACGGTGAACGTAAGTTGGGTTTCCTGCTCGAGGAACTTTGTAAGATTGAGGGCATCGAGTGGGTGAGGCTACACTACGCCTACCCTACTCAATTCCCCGATGATGTGATAGATATAATGCGAGTTCAGCCAAAGATTTGTAAATAC includes these proteins:
- a CDS encoding Undecaprenyl-phosphate N-acetylglucosaminyl 1-phosphate transferase, translating into MEVQVLLVYVAFFVSLVLGLMIIPSIVVIANKKRLMDTIDERKEHTTPTPRLGGISFFPIALITFCFLLGLRFFWGYYFSSDYSTDLVQQFMFIATALATIFMLGIADDLVGVGYVYKFAIQLICAALLVAAGVRITDLGGLFAIAEIPKWVSIPLTIILVVFIINAYNLIDGINGLCSGLSILTLTSFAFWFVSVGNLIYAMLIMSFVGVIFAFFYFNAVGKKMSIFMGDTGSLTIGLLISFISFKFIALTNSSPFYAHFYCPIAVVLGLIFIPVFDAMRVFVSRLRRGKHPFEADRTHIHHKLLDVGFTHIQSTFVLLILQMFFALFNLVLSQYFMLNINIVVGLDVFIILSLLFFLNRTINKGIKLINKRCQEKKGL
- a CDS encoding Cysteine synthase; its protein translation is MNNEQLKKLECIQSLVGRTPLLKINFKFRGKLCTIYAKAEYYNLTGSIKDRMAYHILRKAYQTGAIKEGDCICEATSGNTGIAISAIGRMLGHSVTIYMPNWMSIERQSVIRGYGAEVRLVTPEEGGFLGSIAMAESRKKECDKVFLPRQFDNHANCEAHYTTTGPEIWAQMEQIGEQPDIFVAGVGTGGTAMGVGKYFKERDPSIKIHPMEPENSPTLRTGYKVGKHRIQGISDEFIPSIVDLTKLDDIVSVDDGDGIIMAQKLARSLGLGVGISSGANFIAAVKLLIDNPGARVVTVFSDDNKKYLSTDYIKEEPVKEGMLSPEIELLGMEAIRS
- a CDS encoding Ribosomal protein S12p Asp88 methylthiotransferase, with amino-acid sequence MDSEHLMGSLEAAGWQVRHDPEQVDGNIVVINTCGFILDAKEESIEMILNFAAAKAQGRIEKLYVVGCLSERYKDELAVEIPEVDEFFGVNNLNEVLGKITELPITHNENQLHRKLTTPRHYAYLKISEGCNWGCGYCAIPIIRGKHISVPAQVLVREARELARRGVKELIVIGQDTTYYGLDLYGERKLGFLLEELCKIEGIEWVRLHYAYPTQFPDDVIDIMRVQPKICKYLDIPFQHISDNILHSMRRGITKEQTYDLIERLRREIPDIALRTTLLVGYPNETEQDFAELLEFVERVKFERLGVFPYSPEEGTHSALTMSDNVPEELKERRAEQIMALQQEISRGANERLVGTKQRVIIDRKEGDYYVARTQYDSPEVDNEVLVTGKAKVGAFDDVEITAADDYEIFGVVITK